The Enterobacter asburiae genomic sequence CACAGCTTGATTATGGATTTTTAGCCTAACCGGAAGAAAATTAAGCACAAAAAGCCTGGAAGCTAGAGCAGGAGATACCCTTCGTGACGCAGCAACCACTCTTTGCGCTGCACGCCGCCGGCATAGCCTGTCATGGTGCCGTTGCGGCCAATGACGCGATGGCACGGCACCACGATACTGACCGGGTTAGAGCCGTTAGCGGCACCCACCGCGCGTGCGGCGCCTGCGCGGCCTAGCTGTTCCGCGAGCTGGCCGTAATGCATGACCTGCCCGCAGGGAATGGACCGCAGCGCCTGCCACACTTCGCGCTGAAAAGGCGTGCCTGCCGTGGCGGTCGGCAGAGTATCGATGATGCTGAGATCGCCTTCGAAGTAGGCCGCAAGCTTGTCGCTCAGCCCGCCCGGGTTGGTGGCACGAATACGTTCATATTCCTGCGCCCGGTAGTGAACATGGAGCAGTTCTTCCATCCGGTCGCTGTGCTCTTCCCATTCGACGGCGCGCAGGCAGAACTGCTCGTCCGCGATCACCC encodes the following:
- the ogt gene encoding methylated-DNA--[protein]-cysteine S-methyltransferase, which encodes MLRLLEDKIATPLGPLWVIADEQFCLRAVEWEEHSDRMEELLHVHYRAQEYERIRATNPGGLSDKLAAYFEGDLSIIDTLPTATAGTPFQREVWQALRSIPCGQVMHYGQLAEQLGRAGAARAVGAANGSNPVSIVVPCHRVIGRNGTMTGYAGGVQRKEWLLRHEGYLLL